The sequence GGGACTCTGGATATTGTGTTGGTGTTGGCGCTGACGTACATGATACTGGTGATTATTAGTGAGCGCCGGACACTGTGGATGGTGCGAGGTTTTATCGTATTGATGTTAGCTTCAGCACTCAGTAATAGATTGGGGCTACCATTATTAAATTTTGTATTAGAAAAATTAGTTATTGGCTGTGCTGTGGCTATGGCGGTGGCTCTCCAGTCAGAGTTTCGCCGATTTTTAGAGCAGTTGGGTCGTGGTGAGTTTCGCCAGTTGTTTCAACCATCTAGTCTGGCAGTCCCTAAATCTTATAGTGTAATTGATGAAATTGTGGAGGCAGTGAAAGAACTGTCTAAAAACCGGATTGGAGCTTTACTGATTTTGGAAACTACGGGGCCGATTGACGAGCGGGATTTTTCCGTCCCAGGAGTTAAGCTGAATGCTGAAGTTTCTAAGGAACTAATACAAACAATTTTTCAACCAAAAACTTTGTTACACGATGGAGCGACTTTGATCCGTGGTTCCCGGATCGTGGCATCGGGTATAATTTTACCACTTTCGGGTCGCACAGCCTCGCGCCAGTTGGGTACACGCCATCGGGCCGCCATGGGAATTACTGAGCGGGTCGAAAATTGTATTTGTGTAGTTGTATCAGAAGAAACGGGTTCTATTTCTCTAGCGGAACGCGGAATCTTAAATAGACCACTGACGATTAGGAAGCTGAAAGAGTCATTAGAGGCTCAATTGTCCCCAACAGTGGATCGGGAGGCTGTTGCTCCTGGTTTATTAAGTTTGGCTCGTCAGATAGGTGAGAAGGGACTAACATTAGCTTCACGTTTACTCCGATTACCATCGACTGCTTCTCGGGATAAAAAATGACAGTACAACAAACTCAACTCCAAGATTTACCCTCTGATTTGAAACGTGAATTATTACCCCAGCACGTTGCAGTGATTATGGATGGTAATGGTCGGTGGGCTAAACGTCAAGGTTTGCCCCGAATCATGGGTCATAAGGCTGGTGTAGATGCGCTCAAGGATTTGCTGCGCTGTAGCCGAGACTGGGGAATTCAAGCGCTGACGGCTTATGCTTTTTCGACAGAAAACTGGAAAAGACCCCAGGAAGAAGTAGATTTTTTGATGACTCTATTTCAAAGAGTTTTGCGCCAAGAACTGCGAGAAATGGTCAAAGAAAATGTGCAAATTCGATTTGTGGGCAATTTGCAAGCTTTACCGCCTGTTTTGCAAGCAGAAATCTCCCGTTCTATTGAGGAAACCCAGAAAAATCGCGGTATCCGATTCACTGTGGCGACAAATTACGGTGGGCGACAGGAGATTCTCCAGGCTTGTCGAGCTATTGCTGAACAAGTCCAGCAGGGAAAATTACAACCCCATGAAATTGACGAAGCAGTGTTTGAGAGCCACCTCTACACTGCTGGAATTGCTGATCCAGATTTGTTAATCCGGACTAGCGGTGAAATGCGTCTTTCTAATTTCCTATTGTGGCAAATGGCTTATGGGGAAATTTATATCACTGATGCTTTATGGCCTGATTTTAATCGCGCTGAATTTCACCGCGCCTTGTGTGCTTATCAGCAGCGAGAACGCAGGTTTGGGAAGATTTAGTATTGGGAAATGGGGTGATGGGGAGTGTAGGGGATGGTGAGAAAATCATATATTTTGTAAAGGCGCAGCAATGCTCATTGGTGTCAACTTGAGCGAAAAGGAACCATAGGATGTATCACCGAGAACGTCTTGGTTGATGTTCTTAGTGATACATCATGAGTACAAAATGTCCGGCGCGAAAAGGAAATCCAGATCTGCAGCAGCAAAAAGATATACCAGCACGGCCGATTGAACAAATAGAAAAAGAATAGACTTCTTGCAGAAGTCGGGAACAGGGAACTCTTAACAGAGAGTAGAAAAGGTACTTTTGCAAGAGATTTAATTTTTTCATTGTTGTCATACCATTTCACGTTAATAATGATACAAACACGTTGGTAGGGAACAGTGCTCATACGTGTCAATTTAACGTGAAACCCTTGTCAAAACTCGATTTTGGATTCACTCACTTACCATGACAATCCGCATTACCCCACCCCGGCTTTGCTGGCGCAAAACCTCCCCTCCCCTTGCCAAGGGGAGGGGATTAAGGGGTGGGGTAAAACGCCTGGGGGACAAAGGTTTTAGCTTAAGTTGACACCAATGAACAGTGCCGTGCCCCTCCGTGCCCCTACGAAAAATCTATCTGTATCAACTTTTTCGTGAATTGGTATCACCAACAAGCTTTAAACCACTAGGATTATGTTCGGGTAAGGACGAGAAAAACTGCGATCGCATTGAATCAGCCCTTAGCGGGAATTTCTACGGTAATGGTATGAGCGTTGTTTATACCATTTTTCCCAAGCTGTTCTCCGTGGTGATGCATCTGTGGCTGTTCCTTATCTTCTGGAAAGTTAAAAGCTGCTTGGATTAGTCAAAACCAGGTGTAAGGGCCATCAAGAGATTGACGCTTACACCCAACAAATTTGGGCTTTATCTTCTTAAGTTGATACCAATGAGCATTGCTGTGCTTTTACAAAATCGGTATTTTTTAATATACATATTTATTATTAATTGTCAATGTGGAAGTCATGGTATTTATATATAAGACGACACTAGCCCATATAAAGTAATTGTTAAAATTCTTACTTCATTTTTGATTGGTAGGTAGCTAAAGCGGAATCTGGGTTAAAAATTTCTAACTTCAGGCTGATGTCGAAAATACAGCCGTAGTTTATCTGTGGAATATAAAAAGTATTTACGTCTTTGAGGTGAGTGCTGATCAGTGAGGAAACAGCATTCTTAGGAATATACTGAAGATACTATGGAAAAATTTAATAAAAACTTAATATTTTCTGAGAAAATCGAGTATAACTACTGGAGATACAAAATATTTTTTATGAAATCCGAAATAGGGCATTTACCTAGATTAACAAAAATTAACTGTCAGATTACTAGCGCGGTGATTTTATGTATCAGTGCCTACTTAATAATACCTAAGCTAGTGTTTTCTACGGAGAAGCTGAATATTTTCAATACGAAAAGCTGGAGCCATAGTGTTAGCCCAAAATCTACTGCGCTGAAGGCTAAAAACCATGGTGTAGAAGGCGTATATGTGCCACCGAATTATGGCGGGCCGGACAGTCAACACGGTAGTGGGACTCGTTGAGCTAGTACAACTGGCTGAAGTGTGAAGTATGAAGTATGAAGTCTGAAGTCTGAAATTAAGAAGCTTGTAGATGAAGCTTTTCATCGATTTGTACTCACTAGTTAGTTAAGTAATTCTCGCCCTCGTCCCTCACTGGATTTTGTGATTATTTTCGTCCATTGAGTATCTACATTGATACTGGGGACTTCCACCAGTGATGATCTTGGACAAGGGTGTGGGCTTGCCAATCTGCATGGGATTGGGGATAGTCTAGGCGGTAGTGTCCACCCCGGCTTTCGGTTCTCAAAGCAGCACTTTTGAGAATTAAAGCGGCGATGTCGAGTAGATTGCGAGTTTCTGCCCAGAGTCGCAGATGAGGTTCAACATCTGGCAGTTCCAGAGTTACTGGTGTGGGAGGATTTAAGGATAGTAAAAATTGACTCAAAGGTAAAGCAGCAAAGTCTTGTTGCCAAGTTGCAATAGTAGCGATCGCTGTTTCCAAACCTGACTGCTGGCGACAAATACCCGCACTTTGCCACACTAGGCGTGGTAACTTCTGGCGTAGTGCTTCGAGTTGATTTTGTTGGTTTTGCCATTCATGGCTATCCATGGAGAAAGTCAAAGGCTCGGCGGTGAATTCTGATACTTCATCTTGATGAGTGGTGATTTCATCCTGAACATGAGCCATCTGCGCGCCAAAAACAATACATTCCAGCAGCGAATTACTCGCTAAACGATTGGCTCCATGTACGCCAGTGCTAGCGGTTTCTCCCACTGCATACAAACCAGGAATATTGGTGTGATTGTGCAAATCTGTAGCGATTCCACCCATCCAATAATGAGCCGCAGGAGCCACTGGTATTGGTTCCTGAAAGACATCAATACCCCAAGATTGGCAAACCTTGACAATATTAGGAAAACGATGACGAATTTTGTCTGGGGGGATGGGGCGCATATCCAACCACACATGTGCTGTAGCTAAATCAGCAGCAGTGCGCTGCAAATGGCTAAAAATTGCTCGGCTGACTACATCTCGTGGCGCAAGTTCACCGCTGGGGTGGTAGTCAAAAGCAAAACGCCGCCCCTCGTTGTCGATCAGGTGAGCACCTTCACCGCGCACAGCTTCACTGATGAGAAAGCGATCTGCGCCTGGTTTGGTGAGGGCTGTAGGGTGAAATTGGACAAATTCCAAGTCACGGAGAATGGCGCCGGCGCGATAAGCGATCGCCACTCCATCACCCGTACTCACCGCTGGGTTAGTAGTTTGGGCAAACACTTGACCACCGCCACCAGTAGCTAATACTACCGCATCTGCTTTGAGCCAAGTAATTTTACCGTGATAAAAAAGACTAATTCCCCGACAGCGCCGACTGTGGGGGTCGATCCACAAACTCAGTGCTAAAGCTTGCTGGATCACTTGAATATTCGGGCGGCGTAGGACTTGGGCGGTGAGAGTGGTAGTAACTTCGCGCCCGGTGGTGTCGGCGGCGTGGAGGACGCGATGGCGAGAATGAGCCGCTTCTAATGTCAGGGCTAAAGTTTGACCGTTACGGTCAAAAGCTACACCCAAGTTAACTAAAGATTTGATACAGCTGGGAGCTTGTTGGGCGAGGAATTCTACAGCTTCGAGGTCACACAAACCTGCACCTGCACGGATTGTATCTTCAATGTGTAGAGATGGGGAATCTTCTGGGGCGATCGCCGCCGCAATACCGCCTTGGGCCCAATCGCTCGCCGATAAAGCTACTGTTTCTTTAGTAATCAAGCCGACACTTAAAGATTCTGGTAGACACAGCGCTGTGTAAAGTCCAGCGGCGCCAGCACCGACTACTAAAACATCAAATTGACTCGGAATATTTTGATCGCTCACAGTTAATATTAATTCGTAGTGGTTGGGGGGTATCTTTAATATTTGATACATCACCAACCACTGTTGAGACACCCTCTCAGGATGAGTCGCTAGGTAATACAGTTATCTGTAAATACCATTGTTAAAGCGATCGTCTCCTTCGTTGAAAGCAGGTTCTAAGTCGGTGACGGTGAAGTGGTCGAAATTGGCTTGCAGAGTTTGTTTTTGTCGTTCGCTCAATCCTGGAATATCTAGGACGTCTTCCAGATTCTTGTAAGGAGCATTTTTGATGATTACCTTAGCAAGAGTCGGATATAGCCCTGGATACTGTTGGAAAGCGCGGACGTTGGTATTATTCAAATCAATTTTCTTGCCGAATTCCGTACCTAGCTTGGCGTCTGCTCGGTTCTGTCCAACTGCCAAAACAGGGACTTGAGGTAAAGTCAGACTACGGAAACTAGCTGCTTGAGCTATTTGAGTGCTTCCCAGCCATCCCCAGCAACCAAGCAACAAACTAAACACTGTTAATAAACGCACCAATCCTTTCACGATTTTTCTCCCTCTTTTGATCAAATTGCAAATAAAAGTTTTAAGCCTACAGATGTCGGTGGTTATTTGTGAGCATACCAAGGACAGAAGCTGTTTGCCTAATCAACACACAGCAGTCATCAGAAACTAATATACAGCGTATTAATATGCACAATATTTGCTGTTGCTGGGGCGGGCTGGATTTTTATGAAAATTTTTGAGAGATGGCGTTGTCTGTGGCTTTCAATCCTCAGGCAATAACCGCAGCTAGAAAGAAGAGGCTATCTACCAAAATTGTACTCAAAACTGCGCCACTGAAGGCGTACCAGTGGCGTTGCTTTCTACCTAAAGGCAAAAGTCCAATGGTGAGTAGCACTAAAGCGAGAATTATTGCCCAAGCCATCCCCCACGGAGTATCTACTTGGATGAGGGCGTGTTTGAGTACTGGGATAGCGGCTTCTGGTTCCACCCGCATGATTTGTCGCCAGTAGGGCATTAAGTTTACCAAATAAAAATAAACATCGGTTAAGGCTGTACCCAGTAAGGATCCTAAATAAAACCAGTTACCTACCTTGCCCCAATTTTTAGCCAGACACCAAAAAGCCAGCGGTAAACCTATTGATTCTATGGGTAGGTGCCATAACGGTTCCCAACGCAACCAGCCCCAATAAATTGCACCTGCTAGCCAACTCCAGCTAAACCCAAAGAGTAAATCTCCCCAGAGGTATGTTTGCGGGCGTGTCATCAAATTGAAACTTAGCCACACCCAAAATCCGGTGATTGCAACACAGGCTATTGGTTGCGATCGCACTAATGGTGCTTCGATAAACACTGGTACTGTCACCAGAAATACTGCTGTGGCAAATACTAACCATGTTTTGCTAGCAGATAAAGAAATTGGCAATGAGGGCGAGGAAGTGAGTGTGGACTCTAACTCCCTAATGGTTCTTTGTTTGTTCTCTGTCGCCGCTCGATCGCTAGCTATAGAGCTGGTAGAAACACTGTAGGATGACAAAGTATTATTAATCAAAATTTTAATATTTGTTACTTAACTTTATTTTATTTAAGATATCACACTTTAAAATCCCCCCCTGGGGCATTGACATTATACTATGGCGGGTAAAGAGTTGATGGATTTTTTGGCTACGGGTAAGAGGTGACAAGGCTCTGTGAGCCTTTGATGAATTACCTTTACAAAGCCGA is a genomic window of Fortiea contorta PCC 7126 containing:
- a CDS encoding isoprenyl transferase — protein: MTVQQTQLQDLPSDLKRELLPQHVAVIMDGNGRWAKRQGLPRIMGHKAGVDALKDLLRCSRDWGIQALTAYAFSTENWKRPQEEVDFLMTLFQRVLRQELREMVKENVQIRFVGNLQALPPVLQAEISRSIEETQKNRGIRFTVATNYGGRQEILQACRAIAEQVQQGKLQPHEIDEAVFESHLYTAGIADPDLLIRTSGEMRLSNFLLWQMAYGEIYITDALWPDFNRAEFHRALCAYQQRERRFGKI
- the cdaA gene encoding diadenylate cyclase CdaA, with translation MRDWWKQWLTNPGWSQSLLLGTLDIVLVLALTYMILVIISERRTLWMVRGFIVLMLASALSNRLGLPLLNFVLEKLVIGCAVAMAVALQSEFRRFLEQLGRGEFRQLFQPSSLAVPKSYSVIDEIVEAVKELSKNRIGALLILETTGPIDERDFSVPGVKLNAEVSKELIQTIFQPKTLLHDGATLIRGSRIVASGIILPLSGRTASRQLGTRHRAAMGITERVENCICVVVSEETGSISLAERGILNRPLTIRKLKESLEAQLSPTVDREAVAPGLLSLARQIGEKGLTLASRLLRLPSTASRDKK
- the nadB gene encoding L-aspartate oxidase: MSDQNIPSQFDVLVVGAGAAGLYTALCLPESLSVGLITKETVALSASDWAQGGIAAAIAPEDSPSLHIEDTIRAGAGLCDLEAVEFLAQQAPSCIKSLVNLGVAFDRNGQTLALTLEAAHSRHRVLHAADTTGREVTTTLTAQVLRRPNIQVIQQALALSLWIDPHSRRCRGISLFYHGKITWLKADAVVLATGGGGQVFAQTTNPAVSTGDGVAIAYRAGAILRDLEFVQFHPTALTKPGADRFLISEAVRGEGAHLIDNEGRRFAFDYHPSGELAPRDVVSRAIFSHLQRTAADLATAHVWLDMRPIPPDKIRHRFPNIVKVCQSWGIDVFQEPIPVAPAAHYWMGGIATDLHNHTNIPGLYAVGETASTGVHGANRLASNSLLECIVFGAQMAHVQDEITTHQDEVSEFTAEPLTFSMDSHEWQNQQNQLEALRQKLPRLVWQSAGICRQQSGLETAIATIATWQQDFAALPLSQFLLSLNPPTPVTLELPDVEPHLRLWAETRNLLDIAALILKSAALRTESRGGHYRLDYPQSHADWQAHTLVQDHHWWKSPVSM
- a CDS encoding DUF3120 domain-containing protein; this translates as MINNTLSSYSVSTSSIASDRAATENKQRTIRELESTLTSSPSLPISLSASKTWLVFATAVFLVTVPVFIEAPLVRSQPIACVAITGFWVWLSFNLMTRPQTYLWGDLLFGFSWSWLAGAIYWGWLRWEPLWHLPIESIGLPLAFWCLAKNWGKVGNWFYLGSLLGTALTDVYFYLVNLMPYWRQIMRVEPEAAIPVLKHALIQVDTPWGMAWAIILALVLLTIGLLPLGRKQRHWYAFSGAVLSTILVDSLFFLAAVIA
- the psbU gene encoding photosystem II complex extrinsic protein PsbU, which translates into the protein MKGLVRLLTVFSLLLGCWGWLGSTQIAQAASFRSLTLPQVPVLAVGQNRADAKLGTEFGKKIDLNNTNVRAFQQYPGLYPTLAKVIIKNAPYKNLEDVLDIPGLSERQKQTLQANFDHFTVTDLEPAFNEGDDRFNNGIYR